One region of Sebastes fasciatus isolate fSebFas1 chromosome 1, fSebFas1.pri, whole genome shotgun sequence genomic DNA includes:
- the kdm5ba gene encoding lysine (K)-specific demethylase 5Ba isoform X2 yields MSQPQLNEFIPPPECPVFEPSWEEFADPFAYINKIRPIAEKTGICKVRPPPEWQPPFACDVDRLKFTPRIQRLNELEAQTRVKLNFLDQIAKFWELQGCTLKIPHVERKILDLYQLNKLVNEEGGFDAVCRERRWTKISVKMGFAPGKAIGSHLRAHYERILYPYNLFQTGDNQPRATLTNDTKDKEYTPHDLPQRQSVQPQETCSIARRAKRMRSERGCVKTEPGSVCENRPNLRRRMGTYVGKQEPVRMAVTEVKREPIAHQYPTDYEETLLDKRPPTGKEDQYMCLVCGHDNAEDRLLLCDGCDDSYHIFCLIPPLHDVPKGDWRCPKCLAQECGKPPVAFGFEQASRSYTLQAFGDMADSFKSDYFNMPVHMVPTELVEKEFWRLVSTIEDDVTVEYGADIASKEFGSGFPLSNSHFEVSPEDEHYVSSGWNLNNMPVLDSSVLTHITADICGMKLPWLYVGMCFSSFCWHIEDHWSYSINYLHWGEPKTWYGAPGYAAEHLESVMKNLAPELFESQPDLLHQLVTIMNPNTLMNNGVPIYRTNQCAGEFVITFPRAYHSGFNQGFNFAEAVNFCTMDWMPIGRKCVTHYRQLSRYCVFSHDEMVCNMAYKADTMEVHLASAVQKEMTVMVQEEEQLRERIKKMGVVQSRQVDYEVLPDEERQCCKCRTTCYLSGITCACSPGKMVCLYHTRDLCSCPHSNRTLHYKFTLDELYPMMASVKLRAESYKDWHFSVQDILENKGSKKRGLEELHCLVEQAETKAYPQISLLDQLRTVASEADKVAVMAQQLLNGKRQTRYRSGGGKSQNHNELTVEELRSFVRQFDNLPCNIRQAPLLKDLLTRVDDFQQRSERLLSDESPSPLELQDLLDVSLGLDVELPQLPLLRERLEQARWLEAVQQASNRPESLCLDTMRRLIDQGVGLAPHSSVERAMARLQELLTVSEQWEERVLTLIEARPYHSIETLDAALQEVENIPAYLPNCLQLKDVITKAKKWLHEAEALQLGGRIPVLDSLYELLLRAEGIPVRLDPLSRLEALVSDVQTWKESAAKTFLLKSLPFSLLEVLCPRCDVGTGHQKSRSKKAKEATQISKKSSTKLESLCDVERALSESKDSASAMTTLAEVRQREMEILLALRASNESKLVPAENCCALSVCVCQKAPSGAMMQCELCREVFHCGCVTTTADLEYGQAWLCPLCQRSRKPPLDKVLPLLASLQRIRVRLPEGDALRFLIERTVRWQHRVQQACTEGVLQKVSKMGRVGPGISSHLTQEINGSSFHTEHKSVPLQILGPELEELMVEGFLLQVTLPETEQLYRYLLYKLAPLLSQSAPCGNNTEQDQPSQRGSPHHNKDAVNGRSKRTKRRKESSDSQHSEKAKKCRKKKSKKSKEKSEEKSEEISEEISEERSEERGEEKSEERSEERSEETKRTCSPTHMVSDPAASDSEEDFSLCAAPWCREPEGDEVNWVQCDGSCNQWFHQVCVGVSAERAEKEDYVCISCTQPDYDRGE; encoded by the exons ATGAGTCAACCGCAGCTGAATGAGTTCATTCCCCCTCCGGAGTGCCCTGTTTTTGAGCCCAGCTGGGAGGAATTCGCCGACCCTTTTGCGTACATCAACAAAATACGACCTATTGCAGAGAAAACTGGCATCTGTAAGGTCCGACCACCGCCG gAATGGCAGCCACCATTTGCCTGTGATGTTGACAGACTGAAATTTACACCACGGATACAAAGACTTAATGAGTTGGAG GCTCAGACCAGAGTCAAGCTCAACTTCTTGGATCAAATAGCAAAATTCTGGGAGCTTCAAGGTTGCACTCTGAAAATCCCTCACGTGGAAAGAAAGATTTTGGATCTTTACCAGCTGAATAAG CTGGTGAATGAAGAGGGAGGCTTCGATGCCGTCTGCAGAGAGCGCCGCTGGACTAAAATATCCGTCAAGATGGGCTTTGCTCCCGGCAAGGCTATTGGCTCTCATCTGCGGGCACACTATGAGAGGATCCTCTACCCATATAACCTGTTCCAGACTGGAGACAATCAGCCT AGAGCCACCTTGACCAATGACACTAAAGATAAGGAGTACACCCCTCACGACCTGCCGCAGCGGCAGTCTGTCCAGCCCCAGGAGACCTGCAGCATCGCTCGCCGAGCCAAACGCATGAGATCCGAA AGAGGCTGTGTTAAAACCGAACCGGGGTCAGTTTGTGAGAATCGTCCCAATCTTAGGAGGAGGATGGGAACGTATGTTGGCAAACAAGAGCCTG TGAGGATGGCGGTCACTGAGGTGAAACGGGAGCCCATTGCACATCAGTATCCAACAGATTATGAAGAAACTCTATTAGATAAGAGACCTCCCACGGGTAAA GAGGACCAGTACATGTGCCTGGTTTGTGGCCATGATAATGCTGAGGACCGCCTGCTGTTGTGTGATGGCTGTGATGACAGCTATCACATCTTCTGTCTGATCCCTCCCCTCCACGACGTCCCCAAAGGCGACTGGAGATGCCCCAAGTGCCTGGCTCAG gaATGTGGCAAACCTCCTGTCGCCTTTGGCTTTGAGCAGGCGAGCAGGAGCTACACCCTGCAGGCTTTTGGAGACATGGCCGATTCCTTCAAGTCAGATTATTTCAACATGCCAGTTCAT ATGGTTCCCACTGAGCTCGTGGAGAAGGAGTTCTGGCGTCTCGTCAGCACCATTGAGGACGATGTCACGGTGGAGTACGGAGCAGACATCGCCTCCAAGGAGTTTGGGAGTGGTTTCCCTTTGAGTAACAGCCATTTTGAAGTCTCTCCTGAGGATGAG CATTACGTGAGCAGCGGCTGGAACCTGAACAACATGCCGGTGCTGGACTCCTCCGTGCTGACTCACATTACAGCCGACATCTGTGGGATGAAGTTACCCTGGCTCTATGTGGGCATGTGcttctcctccttctgctgGCATATTGAGGACCACTGGAGCTACTCCATTAACTACCTTCACTG GGGAGAGCCAAAGACGTGGTACGGGGCTCCTGGTTATGCCGCGGAGCACCTCGAGTCGGTCATGAAGAACTTGGCACCTGAGCTGTTTGAGTCCCAGCCAGACCTCCTTCACCAGCTGGTCACCATCATGAATCCCAACACGCTGATGAACAATGGTGTCCCG ATCTATCGCACCAACCAATGTGCAGGCGAGTTTGTCATCACTTTCCCCAGAGCTTACCACAGTGGATTCAACCAGGGCTTCAACTTTGCTGAAGCGGTCAACTTTTGCACTATGGACTGG ATGCCCATCGGCCGTAAATGTGTGACACACTATCGCCAGCTGAGCAGGTACTGCGTCTTCTCACATGACGAGATGGTTTGTAACATGGCCTATAAAGCAGACACCATGGAAGTCCACCTGGCGTCAGCAGTGCAGAAGGAAATGACTGTGATGGtccaagaagaagaacaacTCAGAGAGAGGATTAAGAAGATG ggTGTGGTGCAATCTCGACAAGTTGATTATGAGGTGCTCCCAGACGAGGAGCGGCAGTGCTGCAAGTGTCGGACCACCTGCTACCTGTCTGGCATCACCTGCGCTTGCAGTCCTGGCAAGATGGTTTGTCTGTACCACACCCGGGACCTCTGCTCCTGTCCTCATAGCAACCGTACACTCCA TTACAAGTTCACACTGGATGAGTTGTATCCCATGATGGCATCAGTGAAGCTGCGTGCAGAGTCCTATAAAGACTGGCACTTTAGTGTGCAGGACATCCTGGAGAACAAAGGAAGCAAGAAAAGAG GTTTAGAAGAGCTTCACTGCCTGGTGGAGCAGGCAGAAACGAAGGCGTACCCACAAATCAGCCTCCTGGATCAGCTACGCACAGTCGCCTCCGAGGCTGATAAAGTGGCTGTGATGGCCCAACAGCTTCTCAATGGAAAGAGGCAGACAAG gTATCGTTCTGGAGGAGGAAAGTCTCAAAACCACAACGAGTTGACCGTTGAGGAGTTGAGGTCTTTTGTCCGACAGTTCGACAACCTGCCGTGCAACATCCGACAGGCTCCTTTACTGAAG GACCTGTTGACACGGGTGGATGACTTCCAGCAGCGCAGCGAGCGTCTCCTCTCTGACGAGTCGCCCAGCCCGCTGGAGCTGCAGGACCTGCTGGACGTGAGCCTGGGCCTGGACGTGGAGCTGCCTCAGCTGCCCCTGCTGAGGGAGAGACTGGAACAGGCCCGCTGGCTGGAGGCCGTGCAGCAGGCCAGCAACCGGCCAGAGAGCCTCTGTCTGGACACCATGAGGAGGCTGATAGACCAGGGCGTGGGCCTGGCCCCTCACAGCTCTGTGGAGAGAGCCATGGCTCGTCTGCAGGAGCTGCTGACGGTGTCGGAGCAGTGGGAGGAACGGGTGCTCACCCTCATTGAAGCCAG GCCGTATCACAGCATAGAAACACTCGACGCCGCTCTACAAGAAGTAGAAAACATCCCTGCCTATCTGCCCAACTGTCTGCAGCTGAAGGATGTCATCACCAAGGCCAAGAAATGGCTCCATGAAGCCGAAGCACTTCAG CTCGGGGGACGTATTCCTGTGCTGGACAGCCTCTATGAGCTGCTTCTCAGGGCGGAGGGCATCCCAGTGAGGCTCGACCCACTGAGTCGACTGGAGGCCCTCGTCAGTGACGTTCAGACCTGGAAGGAGAGCGCAGCAAAGACATTCCTACTGAAAAGCttgcctttctctctcctcgAG GTGCTTTGTCCGAGATGTGATGTAGGGACCGGGCATCAGAAGTCGAGATCTAAAAAAGCAAAAGAAGCGACACAGATCAGTAAAAAATCTTCAACAAAACTGGAGTCTCTGTGTGACGTGGAGAGAGCTCTCTCTGAGAGCAAGGACTCTGCCTCTGCT ATGACCACTCTCGCTGAGGTCCGccagagggagatggagatCTTGTTGGCTCTGCGTGCTTCCAATGAGTCCAAGCTTGTTCCTGCTGAAAACTGTTGTGCACTTAGTGTTTGCGTTTGCCAAAAGGCCCCTTCGGGTGCCATGATGCAGTGCGAGCTCTGTCGAGAAGTTTTTCACTGCGGCTGCGTTACGACAACCGCAGACCTCGAGTACGGCCAAGCCTGGCTCTGCCCACTTTGCCAGCGGTCGAGGAAACCCCCTCTGGACAAGGTGCTGCCCCTGTTGGCTTCACTGCAGAGGATACGGGTTCGGCTGCCAGAAGGAGACGCGCTGCGCTTCCTCATCGAGAGGACGGTGCGATGGCAGCACAGAGTTCAGCAGGCCTGCACGGAGGGAGTGCTGCAGAAAGTGTCAAAGATG GGGAGAGTTGGACCTGGAATATCTTCACATCTGACTCAGGAAATAAACGGTTCATCTTTTCATACAGAGCACAAGTCTGTCCCGCTCCAGA TTCTCGGTCCTGAGCTTGAGGAGCTGATGGTGGAGGGATTCCTGCTGCAGGTCACGCTGCCTGAAACAGAGCAGCTGTACAGATACCTGCTGTACAAACTGGCCCCGCTGCTCTCACAAAGCGCCCCCTGTGGGAACAACACAGAACAGGACCAACCGTCTCAGAGAGGGAGCCCCCACCACAACAAG GATGCGGTGAACGGTCGGAGCAAAAGGACCAAGCGGCGTAAGGAAAGCTCCGACTCGCAGCACAGCGAGAAGGCCAAGAAGTGCCGCAAAAAGAAGtcaaagaagagcaaagagaaGAGCGAAGAGAAGAGCGAAGAGATCAGCGAAGAGATCAGCGAAGAGAGGAGTGAAGAGAGGGGAGAAGAGAAGAGCGAAGAGAGGAGCGAAGAGAGGAGCGAAGAAACCAAGCGGACTTGTTCTCCCACACACATGGTGTCTGACCCCGCTGCTTCAGATTCAGAGGAGGACTTCTCACTGTGTGCTGCACCGTGGTGCAGAGAGCCAGAGGGCGACGAG GTAAACTGGGTCCAATGTGACGGCAGCTGCAATCAGTGGTTCCACCAGGTCTGCGTCGGAGTGTCTGCTGAGCGAGCAGAGAAGGAGGACTATGTTTGCATTAGCTGCACACAGCCAGACTACGACCGAGGAGAATGA
- the kdm5ba gene encoding lysine (K)-specific demethylase 5Ba isoform X1: MSQPQLNEFIPPPECPVFEPSWEEFADPFAYINKIRPIAEKTGICKVRPPPEWQPPFACDVDRLKFTPRIQRLNELEAQTRVKLNFLDQIAKFWELQGCTLKIPHVERKILDLYQLNKLVNEEGGFDAVCRERRWTKISVKMGFAPGKAIGSHLRAHYERILYPYNLFQTGDNQPRATLTNDTKDKEYTPHDLPQRQSVQPQETCSIARRAKRMRSERGCVKTEPGSVCENRPNLRRRMGTYVGKQEPVRMAVTEVKREPIAHQYPTDYEETLLDKRPPTGKEDQYMCLVCGHDNAEDRLLLCDGCDDSYHIFCLIPPLHDVPKGDWRCPKCLAQECGKPPVAFGFEQASRSYTLQAFGDMADSFKSDYFNMPVHMVPTELVEKEFWRLVSTIEDDVTVEYGADIASKEFGSGFPLSNSHFEVSPEDEHYVSSGWNLNNMPVLDSSVLTHITADICGMKLPWLYVGMCFSSFCWHIEDHWSYSINYLHWGEPKTWYGAPGYAAEHLESVMKNLAPELFESQPDLLHQLVTIMNPNTLMNNGVPIYRTNQCAGEFVITFPRAYHSGFNQGFNFAEAVNFCTMDWMPIGRKCVTHYRQLSRYCVFSHDEMVCNMAYKADTMEVHLASAVQKEMTVMVQEEEQLRERIKKMGVVQSRQVDYEVLPDEERQCCKCRTTCYLSGITCACSPGKMVCLYHTRDLCSCPHSNRTLHYKFTLDELYPMMASVKLRAESYKDWHFSVQDILENKGSKKRGLEELHCLVEQAETKAYPQISLLDQLRTVASEADKVAVMAQQLLNGKRQTRYRSGGGKSQNHNELTVEELRSFVRQFDNLPCNIRQAPLLKDLLTRVDDFQQRSERLLSDESPSPLELQDLLDVSLGLDVELPQLPLLRERLEQARWLEAVQQASNRPESLCLDTMRRLIDQGVGLAPHSSVERAMARLQELLTVSEQWEERVLTLIEARPYHSIETLDAALQEVENIPAYLPNCLQLKDVITKAKKWLHEAEALQLGGRIPVLDSLYELLLRAEGIPVRLDPLSRLEALVSDVQTWKESAAKTFLLKSLPFSLLEVLCPRCDVGTGHQKSRSKKAKEATQISKKSSTKLESLCDVERALSESKDSASAMTTLAEVRQREMEILLALRASNESKLVPAENCCALSVCVCQKAPSGAMMQCELCREVFHCGCVTTTADLEYGQAWLCPLCQRSRKPPLDKVLPLLASLQRIRVRLPEGDALRFLIERTVRWQHRVQQACTEGVLQKVSKMGRVGPGISSHLTQEINGSSFHTEHKSVPLQILGPELEELMVEGFLLQVTLPETEQLYRYLLYKLAPLLSQSAPCGNNTEQDQPSQRGSPHHNKNASNLKKDAVNGRSKRTKRRKESSDSQHSEKAKKCRKKKSKKSKEKSEEKSEEISEEISEERSEERGEEKSEERSEERSEETKRTCSPTHMVSDPAASDSEEDFSLCAAPWCREPEGDEVNWVQCDGSCNQWFHQVCVGVSAERAEKEDYVCISCTQPDYDRGE; encoded by the exons ATGAGTCAACCGCAGCTGAATGAGTTCATTCCCCCTCCGGAGTGCCCTGTTTTTGAGCCCAGCTGGGAGGAATTCGCCGACCCTTTTGCGTACATCAACAAAATACGACCTATTGCAGAGAAAACTGGCATCTGTAAGGTCCGACCACCGCCG gAATGGCAGCCACCATTTGCCTGTGATGTTGACAGACTGAAATTTACACCACGGATACAAAGACTTAATGAGTTGGAG GCTCAGACCAGAGTCAAGCTCAACTTCTTGGATCAAATAGCAAAATTCTGGGAGCTTCAAGGTTGCACTCTGAAAATCCCTCACGTGGAAAGAAAGATTTTGGATCTTTACCAGCTGAATAAG CTGGTGAATGAAGAGGGAGGCTTCGATGCCGTCTGCAGAGAGCGCCGCTGGACTAAAATATCCGTCAAGATGGGCTTTGCTCCCGGCAAGGCTATTGGCTCTCATCTGCGGGCACACTATGAGAGGATCCTCTACCCATATAACCTGTTCCAGACTGGAGACAATCAGCCT AGAGCCACCTTGACCAATGACACTAAAGATAAGGAGTACACCCCTCACGACCTGCCGCAGCGGCAGTCTGTCCAGCCCCAGGAGACCTGCAGCATCGCTCGCCGAGCCAAACGCATGAGATCCGAA AGAGGCTGTGTTAAAACCGAACCGGGGTCAGTTTGTGAGAATCGTCCCAATCTTAGGAGGAGGATGGGAACGTATGTTGGCAAACAAGAGCCTG TGAGGATGGCGGTCACTGAGGTGAAACGGGAGCCCATTGCACATCAGTATCCAACAGATTATGAAGAAACTCTATTAGATAAGAGACCTCCCACGGGTAAA GAGGACCAGTACATGTGCCTGGTTTGTGGCCATGATAATGCTGAGGACCGCCTGCTGTTGTGTGATGGCTGTGATGACAGCTATCACATCTTCTGTCTGATCCCTCCCCTCCACGACGTCCCCAAAGGCGACTGGAGATGCCCCAAGTGCCTGGCTCAG gaATGTGGCAAACCTCCTGTCGCCTTTGGCTTTGAGCAGGCGAGCAGGAGCTACACCCTGCAGGCTTTTGGAGACATGGCCGATTCCTTCAAGTCAGATTATTTCAACATGCCAGTTCAT ATGGTTCCCACTGAGCTCGTGGAGAAGGAGTTCTGGCGTCTCGTCAGCACCATTGAGGACGATGTCACGGTGGAGTACGGAGCAGACATCGCCTCCAAGGAGTTTGGGAGTGGTTTCCCTTTGAGTAACAGCCATTTTGAAGTCTCTCCTGAGGATGAG CATTACGTGAGCAGCGGCTGGAACCTGAACAACATGCCGGTGCTGGACTCCTCCGTGCTGACTCACATTACAGCCGACATCTGTGGGATGAAGTTACCCTGGCTCTATGTGGGCATGTGcttctcctccttctgctgGCATATTGAGGACCACTGGAGCTACTCCATTAACTACCTTCACTG GGGAGAGCCAAAGACGTGGTACGGGGCTCCTGGTTATGCCGCGGAGCACCTCGAGTCGGTCATGAAGAACTTGGCACCTGAGCTGTTTGAGTCCCAGCCAGACCTCCTTCACCAGCTGGTCACCATCATGAATCCCAACACGCTGATGAACAATGGTGTCCCG ATCTATCGCACCAACCAATGTGCAGGCGAGTTTGTCATCACTTTCCCCAGAGCTTACCACAGTGGATTCAACCAGGGCTTCAACTTTGCTGAAGCGGTCAACTTTTGCACTATGGACTGG ATGCCCATCGGCCGTAAATGTGTGACACACTATCGCCAGCTGAGCAGGTACTGCGTCTTCTCACATGACGAGATGGTTTGTAACATGGCCTATAAAGCAGACACCATGGAAGTCCACCTGGCGTCAGCAGTGCAGAAGGAAATGACTGTGATGGtccaagaagaagaacaacTCAGAGAGAGGATTAAGAAGATG ggTGTGGTGCAATCTCGACAAGTTGATTATGAGGTGCTCCCAGACGAGGAGCGGCAGTGCTGCAAGTGTCGGACCACCTGCTACCTGTCTGGCATCACCTGCGCTTGCAGTCCTGGCAAGATGGTTTGTCTGTACCACACCCGGGACCTCTGCTCCTGTCCTCATAGCAACCGTACACTCCA TTACAAGTTCACACTGGATGAGTTGTATCCCATGATGGCATCAGTGAAGCTGCGTGCAGAGTCCTATAAAGACTGGCACTTTAGTGTGCAGGACATCCTGGAGAACAAAGGAAGCAAGAAAAGAG GTTTAGAAGAGCTTCACTGCCTGGTGGAGCAGGCAGAAACGAAGGCGTACCCACAAATCAGCCTCCTGGATCAGCTACGCACAGTCGCCTCCGAGGCTGATAAAGTGGCTGTGATGGCCCAACAGCTTCTCAATGGAAAGAGGCAGACAAG gTATCGTTCTGGAGGAGGAAAGTCTCAAAACCACAACGAGTTGACCGTTGAGGAGTTGAGGTCTTTTGTCCGACAGTTCGACAACCTGCCGTGCAACATCCGACAGGCTCCTTTACTGAAG GACCTGTTGACACGGGTGGATGACTTCCAGCAGCGCAGCGAGCGTCTCCTCTCTGACGAGTCGCCCAGCCCGCTGGAGCTGCAGGACCTGCTGGACGTGAGCCTGGGCCTGGACGTGGAGCTGCCTCAGCTGCCCCTGCTGAGGGAGAGACTGGAACAGGCCCGCTGGCTGGAGGCCGTGCAGCAGGCCAGCAACCGGCCAGAGAGCCTCTGTCTGGACACCATGAGGAGGCTGATAGACCAGGGCGTGGGCCTGGCCCCTCACAGCTCTGTGGAGAGAGCCATGGCTCGTCTGCAGGAGCTGCTGACGGTGTCGGAGCAGTGGGAGGAACGGGTGCTCACCCTCATTGAAGCCAG GCCGTATCACAGCATAGAAACACTCGACGCCGCTCTACAAGAAGTAGAAAACATCCCTGCCTATCTGCCCAACTGTCTGCAGCTGAAGGATGTCATCACCAAGGCCAAGAAATGGCTCCATGAAGCCGAAGCACTTCAG CTCGGGGGACGTATTCCTGTGCTGGACAGCCTCTATGAGCTGCTTCTCAGGGCGGAGGGCATCCCAGTGAGGCTCGACCCACTGAGTCGACTGGAGGCCCTCGTCAGTGACGTTCAGACCTGGAAGGAGAGCGCAGCAAAGACATTCCTACTGAAAAGCttgcctttctctctcctcgAG GTGCTTTGTCCGAGATGTGATGTAGGGACCGGGCATCAGAAGTCGAGATCTAAAAAAGCAAAAGAAGCGACACAGATCAGTAAAAAATCTTCAACAAAACTGGAGTCTCTGTGTGACGTGGAGAGAGCTCTCTCTGAGAGCAAGGACTCTGCCTCTGCT ATGACCACTCTCGCTGAGGTCCGccagagggagatggagatCTTGTTGGCTCTGCGTGCTTCCAATGAGTCCAAGCTTGTTCCTGCTGAAAACTGTTGTGCACTTAGTGTTTGCGTTTGCCAAAAGGCCCCTTCGGGTGCCATGATGCAGTGCGAGCTCTGTCGAGAAGTTTTTCACTGCGGCTGCGTTACGACAACCGCAGACCTCGAGTACGGCCAAGCCTGGCTCTGCCCACTTTGCCAGCGGTCGAGGAAACCCCCTCTGGACAAGGTGCTGCCCCTGTTGGCTTCACTGCAGAGGATACGGGTTCGGCTGCCAGAAGGAGACGCGCTGCGCTTCCTCATCGAGAGGACGGTGCGATGGCAGCACAGAGTTCAGCAGGCCTGCACGGAGGGAGTGCTGCAGAAAGTGTCAAAGATG GGGAGAGTTGGACCTGGAATATCTTCACATCTGACTCAGGAAATAAACGGTTCATCTTTTCATACAGAGCACAAGTCTGTCCCGCTCCAGA TTCTCGGTCCTGAGCTTGAGGAGCTGATGGTGGAGGGATTCCTGCTGCAGGTCACGCTGCCTGAAACAGAGCAGCTGTACAGATACCTGCTGTACAAACTGGCCCCGCTGCTCTCACAAAGCGCCCCCTGTGGGAACAACACAGAACAGGACCAACCGTCTCAGAGAGGGAGCCCCCACCACAACAAG AATGCTTCCAATCTCAAAAAGGATGCGGTGAACGGTCGGAGCAAAAGGACCAAGCGGCGTAAGGAAAGCTCCGACTCGCAGCACAGCGAGAAGGCCAAGAAGTGCCGCAAAAAGAAGtcaaagaagagcaaagagaaGAGCGAAGAGAAGAGCGAAGAGATCAGCGAAGAGATCAGCGAAGAGAGGAGTGAAGAGAGGGGAGAAGAGAAGAGCGAAGAGAGGAGCGAAGAGAGGAGCGAAGAAACCAAGCGGACTTGTTCTCCCACACACATGGTGTCTGACCCCGCTGCTTCAGATTCAGAGGAGGACTTCTCACTGTGTGCTGCACCGTGGTGCAGAGAGCCAGAGGGCGACGAG GTAAACTGGGTCCAATGTGACGGCAGCTGCAATCAGTGGTTCCACCAGGTCTGCGTCGGAGTGTCTGCTGAGCGAGCAGAGAAGGAGGACTATGTTTGCATTAGCTGCACACAGCCAGACTACGACCGAGGAGAATGA